Proteins encoded together in one Streptomyces sp. B1I3 window:
- a CDS encoding coenzyme F420-0:L-glutamate ligase, producing MSTPDTRAPSYRVWALPGMPEVRAGDDLAKLIAATEPGLVDGDVLLVTSKIVSKAEGRIVEAADREAAIDAETVRVVARRGTLRIVENRQGLVMAAAGVDASNTPAGTVLLLPEDPDASARSIRDGLRDTLGVEVGVVVTDTFGRPWRNGLTDVAIGAAGVRVLDDLRGGTDAHGNPLSATVVATADELASAGDLVKGKASGLPVAVVRGLAHVVAPPGSEDGARAMVRVAADDMFRLGTSEAVREALQLRRTVREFTDEPVDPGAVRRAVAAAVTAPAPHHTTPWRFVLLESARSRTRLLDAMREAWIADLRRDGRSEESIAKRVRRGDVLRNAPYLAVPCLVTDGSHTYGDERRDAAEREMFVVAAGAGVQNFLVALAGERLGSAWVSSTMFCRDVVREVLDLPAGWDPLGAVAVGHAKTAPPARGARDAEAFITVR from the coding sequence ATGAGCACCCCGGACACCCGAGCACCCTCCTACCGGGTGTGGGCGCTGCCCGGCATGCCCGAGGTCCGGGCGGGGGACGACCTCGCGAAGCTCATCGCCGCGACGGAGCCGGGCCTCGTGGACGGCGACGTCCTGCTGGTCACCTCGAAGATCGTCTCCAAGGCGGAGGGCCGGATCGTCGAGGCCGCCGACCGGGAGGCGGCGATCGACGCCGAGACCGTCCGGGTGGTGGCCCGGCGCGGGACACTGCGGATCGTGGAGAACCGGCAGGGCCTCGTCATGGCCGCCGCCGGCGTCGACGCGTCGAACACCCCGGCCGGGACGGTGCTGCTGCTCCCCGAGGACCCCGACGCCTCGGCCCGGTCGATCCGGGACGGGCTCCGGGACACGCTCGGCGTCGAGGTCGGGGTCGTCGTCACGGACACCTTCGGGCGTCCCTGGCGCAACGGGCTCACCGATGTGGCGATCGGCGCGGCGGGCGTCCGGGTCCTGGACGACCTGCGGGGCGGCACGGACGCGCACGGCAATCCGCTGAGCGCCACCGTCGTCGCCACGGCCGACGAGCTGGCCTCGGCCGGCGACCTGGTGAAGGGCAAGGCGTCCGGTCTGCCGGTCGCGGTCGTGCGGGGACTGGCCCATGTGGTGGCCCCGCCCGGCTCCGAGGACGGGGCCAGGGCGATGGTGCGGGTGGCGGCCGACGACATGTTCCGGCTGGGGACCTCCGAGGCGGTGCGCGAAGCACTGCAGCTGCGCCGCACGGTGCGGGAGTTCACGGACGAGCCGGTGGACCCGGGAGCCGTACGGCGTGCGGTCGCGGCGGCGGTGACGGCCCCTGCGCCGCACCACACGACGCCGTGGCGGTTCGTCCTGCTGGAGTCGGCGCGGTCGCGGACCCGGTTGCTCGACGCGATGCGGGAGGCGTGGATCGCGGACCTGCGCCGGGACGGCCGGAGCGAGGAGTCGATCGCCAAGCGGGTACGCCGCGGCGACGTCCTGCGCAACGCGCCGTACCTGGCGGTGCCCTGCCTCGTGACGGACGGCTCGCACACCTACGGGGACGAGCGCCGGGACGCTGCGGAGCGTGAGATGTTCGTGGTCGCGGCGGGCGCGGGCGTGCAGAACTTCCTGGTGGCGCTGGCCGGTGAGCGGCTGGGCTCGGCCTGGGTGTCCTCGACGATGTTCTGCCGGGACGTGGTGCGCGAGGTCCTCGACCTGCCGGCCGGCTGGGACCCGCTGGGCGCGGTGGCCGTGGGGCACGCGAAGACGGCTCCGCCGGCCCGGGGAGCCCGGGACGCGGAGGCGTTCATCACCGTGCGATAG
- a CDS encoding glycosyltransferase family 2 protein: protein MSVHSHPAAPNPAAAAPEFPRHVVTAVLVSHDGARWLPDVLAGLLGQERPVQNVVAADTGSADDSAHLVTQALGGERVLHLARRTSFGTAVDEATRTAGVLTPDDLPYLKRPSGWDPATRSWRDDAYDLPELPHGEPVQWLWLLHDDSAPEPDALAEMLRVVDHDQHAAIVGPKLRGWYDRKQLLEVGVSIANSGRRWTGLDRREQDQGQHDQVRTVLSVSSAGMLVRRDVWEELGGFDRRLPLMRDDVDLCWRAHMAGHRVLVAPDAVLRHAEASARERRPIDCAGRSVSSPHRVDKAGAVYTMLVNARGRQLPWALLRIVLGTLLRTLAYLVGKVPGQALDEVAGLFGTLLRPGRILAGRRARGKGGVDAAELRSLFPPPGATVRATVEQVAGNFGTRTDAESGGSRHGAVESGPGGDDADFLEIEQFARVKRIVRKPGPVLFALLLLVSLVACRGLLGGGALAGGALLPAPADVSDLWGRYADGWHTVGTGGTQTAPPYLGMVAALSALFLGSTGFALTVLLVCSVPLAGLTAYFASRPLLQSRLLRAWASVAYAFLPAATGALATGRIGTAVLAVLLPLIARAAVAAYGLRDGSATTRGSWRATWAYTLLLTLATAFTPVVWPLAVVLGLGVLVLRRGDITAYGLRFLATAGTPLLVLAPWSLSLLTSPSGFLKEAGKDLGTGTATALDLLGISPGGPKAAGGVLLLGIVLAALAALLRGERQFAIRTAWTTALVGLLFAAIANGSTWAGPATLVYGSALIAAALLGADGARVRVAELSFGWRQPVAALIALAAGVAPVLAAAGWMIGGAAGPLERRDPVQVPAFVAEESTTRDQPRTLVLGGSSPAAVSYSLVRGSGARLGDAELTEAGGGNAHLDKVVANLVAGSGADQGSQLSGFAIRYVLVRDGAPREMSRVLDATPGLSRLSQLDGSALWRVDRQVSRVMIVPAGAGAEPVAVGSLPVEAHSKIPAGDSGRVLRIADGADPGWQATLNGRALKPKTVDGWAQGFELPADSGTLDLTYDTPLTHTVWIWTQVVLGVVLLVLALPGRRREIDDDLPEETATVAAEPVAGEGRRARRLRAAAQAEAAVAGEDGEAEENGAFGEPGASGESHEFHGTGGSVQEAVGQETPYGPQSGTAVPDAARPAQEGYIPAQQNTDPYAAAPDDQNGTGSYAAVGQQGYGDGGWDAQQYQDADHGQYQAGQDTGQYHTGQDAGRYQAGQDAGQYYQADPYQQEPYPQDPYQQDAYQQQGAYDPYGYAQQQHYTPGAGGEAAPYDGQENDAAYDGHDENPAPGQGPWPTGNASRGESE, encoded by the coding sequence ATGTCCGTGCACAGCCACCCGGCGGCGCCGAACCCGGCCGCCGCCGCCCCAGAGTTCCCCCGGCACGTCGTCACCGCCGTGCTCGTCTCCCATGACGGCGCGCGCTGGCTGCCCGACGTGCTGGCCGGGCTGCTCGGGCAGGAACGCCCCGTACAGAACGTCGTCGCCGCCGACACGGGCAGCGCCGACGACTCCGCGCACCTGGTCACCCAGGCGCTCGGCGGCGAGCGCGTCCTGCACCTCGCACGCCGTACGAGCTTCGGCACCGCCGTCGACGAGGCGACCCGCACGGCCGGCGTCCTCACGCCCGACGACCTGCCGTACCTGAAGCGCCCCAGCGGCTGGGACCCGGCCACCCGGAGCTGGCGCGACGACGCGTACGACCTGCCGGAACTCCCGCACGGCGAACCCGTCCAGTGGCTCTGGCTGCTCCACGACGACAGCGCGCCCGAGCCGGACGCGCTCGCCGAGATGCTGCGCGTCGTCGACCACGACCAGCACGCCGCGATCGTCGGACCGAAGCTGCGCGGCTGGTACGACCGCAAGCAGCTCCTCGAAGTCGGCGTCTCCATCGCCAACAGCGGACGCCGCTGGACCGGACTCGACCGGCGTGAGCAGGACCAGGGGCAGCACGACCAGGTGCGTACCGTGCTCTCCGTCTCCTCCGCCGGGATGCTCGTACGCCGCGACGTCTGGGAGGAACTCGGCGGCTTCGACCGCAGGCTTCCGCTCATGCGTGACGACGTGGACCTGTGCTGGCGCGCCCACATGGCCGGCCACCGGGTGCTCGTCGCACCGGACGCGGTGCTGCGGCATGCCGAGGCCTCCGCCAGGGAACGCCGCCCCATCGACTGTGCCGGACGCTCCGTCTCCAGCCCGCACCGCGTCGACAAGGCCGGAGCCGTCTACACGATGCTCGTCAACGCCCGGGGCAGACAGCTCCCCTGGGCGCTGCTCCGCATCGTCCTCGGGACCCTGCTCCGCACCCTCGCCTACCTCGTCGGCAAGGTGCCCGGGCAGGCGCTGGACGAGGTCGCCGGACTCTTCGGCACCCTGCTGCGACCCGGGCGGATCCTCGCCGGACGCCGTGCGCGGGGCAAGGGAGGCGTGGACGCCGCCGAACTGCGGTCCCTCTTCCCGCCGCCCGGCGCCACCGTCCGCGCCACCGTCGAGCAGGTCGCGGGCAACTTCGGCACTCGCACCGACGCGGAATCCGGTGGTTCACGGCACGGAGCCGTCGAATCCGGCCCCGGCGGCGACGACGCCGACTTCCTGGAGATCGAACAGTTCGCACGGGTCAAGCGCATCGTCCGCAAGCCCGGCCCCGTCCTCTTCGCACTCCTCCTCCTGGTCTCGCTGGTCGCCTGCCGCGGCCTTCTCGGCGGCGGCGCCCTCGCGGGCGGCGCGCTGCTGCCCGCCCCGGCGGACGTCTCCGACCTCTGGGGGCGGTACGCGGACGGGTGGCACACGGTCGGCACCGGCGGCACACAGACCGCACCGCCCTACCTCGGCATGGTCGCCGCCCTGTCCGCCCTCTTCCTCGGCTCCACGGGCTTCGCCCTCACCGTGCTGCTGGTCTGCTCGGTACCTCTCGCGGGGCTCACCGCGTACTTCGCCTCCCGGCCGCTGCTCCAGTCCCGCCTCCTGCGGGCCTGGGCGAGCGTCGCGTACGCCTTCCTGCCCGCCGCGACGGGAGCACTGGCCACCGGCCGCATCGGGACCGCCGTCCTTGCGGTACTGCTGCCGCTGATCGCCCGCGCCGCCGTCGCCGCGTACGGGCTGCGCGACGGCAGCGCCACCACGCGTGGCAGTTGGCGTGCGACCTGGGCGTACACGCTGCTGCTCACCCTCGCGACGGCCTTCACTCCGGTGGTCTGGCCGCTCGCCGTGGTGCTCGGACTCGGGGTCCTGGTCCTGCGACGGGGTGACATCACCGCGTACGGGCTGCGCTTCCTGGCCACGGCGGGCACGCCGCTGCTGGTCCTCGCTCCCTGGTCGCTGTCGCTGCTGACCAGCCCGTCCGGCTTCCTGAAGGAGGCGGGTAAGGACCTGGGCACGGGCACGGCCACCGCCCTCGACCTGCTCGGCATCAGCCCCGGTGGGCCCAAGGCCGCGGGGGGCGTCCTGCTGCTGGGCATCGTCCTGGCGGCGCTGGCCGCGCTGCTGCGCGGTGAGCGGCAGTTCGCCATCCGTACCGCCTGGACCACCGCACTCGTCGGTCTGCTCTTCGCCGCAATCGCCAACGGTTCCACCTGGGCGGGGCCCGCCACCCTCGTCTACGGCAGCGCGCTGATCGCCGCCGCGCTCCTCGGCGCCGACGGCGCCCGGGTCCGGGTCGCCGAGCTCAGCTTCGGCTGGCGCCAGCCGGTCGCCGCACTGATCGCGCTGGCCGCCGGGGTCGCTCCCGTGCTGGCCGCGGCCGGCTGGATGATCGGTGGCGCCGCAGGGCCGCTGGAGCGCCGCGACCCGGTGCAGGTGCCCGCCTTCGTCGCGGAGGAGAGCACCACCCGGGACCAGCCGCGGACCCTGGTCCTGGGCGGTTCGTCACCGGCAGCCGTCTCGTACAGCCTCGTCCGCGGCTCGGGCGCCCGGCTCGGGGACGCCGAACTCACCGAGGCGGGCGGCGGCAACGCCCACCTCGACAAGGTCGTCGCCAATCTCGTCGCGGGCTCCGGCGCGGATCAGGGCAGCCAGCTCAGCGGCTTCGCGATCCGTTACGTCCTCGTACGGGACGGGGCGCCGCGGGAGATGAGCCGCGTGCTCGACGCGACGCCGGGTCTGAGCCGGCTCAGCCAGCTGGACGGCAGCGCCTTGTGGCGGGTCGACCGCCAGGTGTCCCGCGTCATGATCGTCCCGGCCGGTGCCGGCGCCGAGCCGGTCGCCGTCGGTTCGCTGCCCGTCGAGGCGCACTCCAAGATCCCGGCAGGCGACTCCGGCCGGGTGCTGCGGATCGCCGACGGGGCCGACCCCGGCTGGCAGGCCACGCTGAACGGCCGGGCCCTGAAGCCGAAGACGGTGGACGGCTGGGCCCAGGGCTTCGAACTCCCGGCCGACAGCGGCACGCTGGACCTCACCTACGACACTCCGCTCACACACACCGTCTGGATCTGGACCCAAGTGGTGCTCGGTGTCGTGCTGCTGGTCCTGGCCCTGCCGGGCCGTCGCCGCGAGATCGACGACGACCTGCCCGAGGAGACCGCGACCGTCGCGGCCGAGCCGGTCGCGGGGGAGGGGCGCCGGGCCCGCAGGCTGCGCGCCGCGGCACAGGCGGAGGCAGCCGTGGCCGGGGAGGACGGCGAGGCCGAGGAGAACGGTGCCTTCGGCGAGCCGGGTGCCTCCGGTGAGTCCCATGAGTTCCATGGGACCGGCGGGTCCGTTCAGGAGGCCGTCGGGCAGGAGACCCCGTACGGCCCGCAGAGTGGGACAGCCGTCCCGGACGCCGCCCGGCCGGCCCAGGAGGGCTACATCCCGGCGCAGCAGAACACCGATCCGTACGCCGCCGCCCCGGACGACCAGAACGGCACCGGTTCGTACGCGGCGGTCGGACAGCAGGGCTACGGTGACGGCGGGTGGGACGCGCAGCAGTACCAGGACGCCGACCACGGCCAGTACCAGGCCGGGCAGGACACGGGCCAGTACCACACCGGGCAGGACGCGGGCCGGTACCAGGCCGGGCAGGACGCGGGCCAGTACTACCAGGCCGATCCGTACCAGCAGGAGCCCTACCCCCAGGATCCGTACCAGCAGGACGCCTACCAGCAGCAGGGCGCCTACGACCCGTACGGCTACGCCCAGCAGCAGCACTACACCCCGGGGGCGGGCGGCGAGGCCGCTCCGTACGACGGGCAGGAGAACGACGCTGCCTACGACGGGCACGACGAGAACCCAGCCCCGGGCCAGGGCCCGTGGCCGACCGGCAACGCATCGCGAGGCGAGTCCGAGTGA
- a CDS encoding N-acetylmuramoyl-L-alanine amidase has protein sequence MRALLSSSIGVTCAAALTLPLAAPAPAVPAPVPVAQAPAVPAAEPLGSTQSLPLRPLTGAASRAAGEPTDSTSSPSPAAQGLRQLDSHRFSLVGVVWDDADTELHGTVQVRTRATGTGRWSGWQDLETHNADHGADAGSAERESGTVRGSTAPLWVGDSDGVEVRVHGEAGGPRTGEGDTAALPAGLRVELVDPGDDPQQTPAAGATGVATPAVATPSAGTATPATSPQPGALPDYAGLTVAAAEASAVNADLAPLGAAEIPALSKAESEEQAVVAAGAKPFVGPRPRIVTRKGWGADESLRERAFAYTSTVKAAFIHHSATGNNYTCSQAPSVLRSIYRYHVKSSGWRDFGYNFAVDKCGNIYEGRAGGVTKAVLGAHTLGFNTNSMGIAVLGTYSSKNPPAAAVTAIAKLTAWKLGLYGRNPKGKVTLVSGGSGKYKKGAKVKLNVIAGHRDGFATECPGSRLYKKLGTARTSSANLQGR, from the coding sequence ATGCGTGCACTTCTTTCCTCTTCCATCGGCGTCACCTGCGCGGCGGCACTCACCCTCCCGCTCGCCGCGCCCGCGCCGGCCGTCCCCGCTCCCGTCCCGGTCGCCCAGGCGCCCGCGGTCCCCGCTGCCGAGCCCCTGGGCTCGACCCAGTCCCTGCCCCTGCGGCCGCTCACCGGCGCCGCCTCCCGGGCCGCCGGTGAACCCACCGACTCCACGTCGTCCCCGTCTCCCGCCGCTCAAGGGCTGCGGCAGCTCGACTCGCACCGCTTCTCGCTCGTCGGCGTGGTCTGGGACGACGCCGACACCGAACTGCACGGCACCGTGCAGGTCCGTACCCGTGCGACCGGCACCGGCCGGTGGTCCGGCTGGCAGGACCTGGAGACGCACAACGCCGACCACGGCGCCGACGCCGGAAGCGCCGAGCGTGAATCGGGCACGGTCCGCGGCTCCACCGCCCCCCTCTGGGTCGGTGACTCGGACGGCGTCGAGGTACGCGTCCACGGCGAGGCCGGGGGGCCGCGGACGGGTGAGGGCGACACCGCCGCACTTCCCGCAGGCCTGCGGGTGGAGCTCGTCGACCCCGGCGACGACCCCCAGCAGACGCCGGCCGCGGGCGCCACGGGCGTGGCGACACCGGCCGTGGCCACCCCGTCGGCCGGGACCGCGACACCGGCCACCTCCCCGCAGCCGGGCGCGCTCCCCGACTACGCCGGCCTCACCGTGGCGGCAGCCGAGGCCTCCGCGGTCAACGCCGACCTCGCCCCGCTCGGTGCGGCCGAGATCCCGGCCCTGAGCAAGGCCGAGTCCGAGGAGCAGGCGGTCGTCGCGGCGGGTGCCAAGCCGTTCGTGGGGCCCCGCCCGCGCATCGTCACGCGCAAGGGCTGGGGCGCCGACGAGAGCCTGCGCGAACGCGCCTTCGCCTACACCAGCACGGTCAAGGCCGCCTTCATCCACCACAGCGCCACCGGCAACAACTACACCTGCTCCCAGGCGCCCTCGGTCCTGCGCAGCATCTACCGCTACCACGTCAAGAGCAGTGGCTGGCGCGACTTCGGCTACAACTTCGCCGTCGACAAGTGCGGGAACATCTACGAAGGGCGGGCCGGAGGCGTCACGAAGGCCGTCCTGGGAGCCCACACGCTCGGGTTCAACACCAACAGCATGGGCATCGCGGTACTCGGGACGTACAGCTCCAAGAACCCGCCCGCCGCCGCGGTGACCGCGATCGCCAAGCTCACCGCCTGGAAACTCGGCCTGTACGGCCGCAACCCCAAGGGCAAGGTCACGCTCGTCTCCGGCGGCAGCGGCAAGTACAAGAAGGGCGCGAAGGTCAAACTCAACGTCATCGCCGGTCATCGCGACGGTTTCGCAACCGAATGCCCCGGGAGCCGTCTCTACAAGAAGCTCGGCACGGCCCGGACCAGTTCGGCCAACCTGCAGGGCCGCTGA
- a CDS encoding WhiB family transcriptional regulator codes for MTELFQQLLVEDADEELGWQERALCAQTDPESFFPEKGGSTREAKKVCLACEVRSECLEYALNNDERFGIWGGLSERERRRLKKAAI; via the coding sequence ATGACCGAGCTGTTCCAGCAACTGCTGGTCGAGGACGCGGACGAAGAACTCGGCTGGCAGGAGCGCGCGCTGTGCGCCCAGACCGACCCCGAGTCCTTCTTCCCCGAGAAGGGCGGATCGACCCGCGAGGCCAAGAAGGTCTGTCTCGCGTGCGAGGTCCGCTCCGAGTGCCTCGAGTACGCCCTCAACAACGACGAACGGTTCGGCATCTGGGGCGGCCTCTCCGAGCGGGAGCGGCGGCGCCTGAAGAAGGCCGCCATCTGA
- a CDS encoding cysteine dioxygenase family protein has product MNSDSDLQIAGDILEVQHLLQPARPHPSTVAGFAGLARTIAADRDRWAPLVRYDTTTRWYHRLQAVPPTPGTAPAGETPLGYEVWLLSWVPGQGSGLHDHGLSSGVLTVLEGELTEHTQRGTRALAPGAQRVFAPGYVHEVVNDSLEPAVSLHIYYPGLTDMPMHAAQCAQETVTA; this is encoded by the coding sequence ATGAACAGCGACAGCGACCTCCAGATCGCCGGCGACATCCTCGAGGTCCAGCACCTCCTCCAGCCGGCCCGCCCCCACCCCTCCACCGTGGCCGGGTTCGCCGGGCTCGCCCGCACCATCGCGGCCGACCGTGACCGCTGGGCCCCGCTCGTCCGGTACGACACCACCACGCGCTGGTACCACCGGCTGCAGGCGGTACCGCCGACTCCCGGGACGGCCCCTGCGGGGGAAACCCCGCTCGGCTACGAGGTATGGCTGCTCAGCTGGGTCCCCGGTCAGGGCAGCGGACTCCACGACCACGGCCTCTCCTCCGGCGTACTGACCGTCCTGGAGGGCGAACTGACGGAGCACACGCAGCGCGGGACACGCGCTCTGGCCCCCGGCGCACAGCGCGTCTTCGCCCCGGGGTACGTCCACGAAGTCGTCAACGACTCCCTCGAACCGGCCGTCAGCCTCCACATCTACTACCCGGGCCTCACCGACATGCCCATGCACGCGGCACAGTGCGCCCAGGAGACCGTGACCGCCTGA
- the cofD gene encoding 2-phospho-L-lactate transferase, whose protein sequence is MRIVVLAGGIGGARFLRGLKQAAPDADITVIGNTGDDIHLFGLKVCPDLDTVMYTLGGGIDEEQGWGRADESFQVKQELAAYGVGPEWFGLGDRDFATHIVRTQMLGAGYPLSAVTEALCARWKPGVRLVPMSDDRVETHVAVDVDGERKAIHFQEYWVKLRASVPAHAIVPVGAEQAKPAPGVLEALAEADVILFPPSNPVVSVGTILAVPGIREAIAEAGVPVVGLSPIVGDAPVRGMADKVLAAVGVESTASAVARHYGSGLLDGWLVDTVDAGAVGEVEAAGIRCRAVPLMMTDVETTAEMARQALALAEEVRA, encoded by the coding sequence ATGCGCATTGTGGTTCTGGCCGGCGGTATCGGTGGTGCTCGTTTCCTGCGCGGCCTCAAACAGGCCGCGCCGGACGCGGACATCACGGTCATCGGCAACACCGGTGACGACATCCATCTGTTCGGGCTGAAGGTCTGCCCCGACCTGGACACCGTGATGTACACCCTCGGCGGTGGCATCGACGAGGAGCAGGGCTGGGGGCGCGCCGACGAGAGCTTCCAGGTCAAGCAGGAGCTGGCCGCCTACGGCGTCGGACCCGAGTGGTTCGGGCTCGGAGACCGCGACTTCGCGACCCACATCGTCCGTACGCAGATGCTCGGCGCCGGTTACCCCCTGAGCGCGGTCACCGAAGCGCTCTGTGCGCGCTGGAAGCCGGGGGTCAGGCTGGTCCCGATGTCCGACGACCGCGTGGAGACCCACGTGGCGGTCGACGTGGACGGCGAACGCAAGGCCATCCACTTCCAGGAGTACTGGGTGAAGCTGCGCGCCTCCGTCCCGGCGCACGCGATCGTCCCGGTGGGAGCCGAGCAGGCCAAGCCCGCACCGGGCGTCCTGGAAGCCCTCGCCGAGGCGGACGTCATCCTCTTCCCGCCGTCCAACCCGGTCGTGTCGGTGGGGACCATCCTCGCCGTACCCGGTATCCGGGAGGCCATCGCCGAGGCGGGCGTGCCGGTCGTCGGGCTCTCCCCCATCGTCGGGGACGCGCCCGTGCGCGGCATGGCCGACAAGGTGCTGGCCGCCGTGGGCGTCGAGTCGACGGCCTCTGCCGTCGCACGGCACTACGGGTCGGGGCTCCTGGACGGCTGGCTGGTCGACACCGTGGACGCCGGAGCCGTCGGCGAGGTGGAGGCGGCCGGGATCCGCTGCCGCGCCGTCCCGCTGATGATGACGGACGTGGAGACGACGGCCGAGATGGCACGGCAGGCACTGGCGCTGGCCGAAGAGGTACGGGCATGA
- a CDS encoding DNA-3-methyladenine glycosylase, which translates to MAGRFVPLTTAVPRQQQQQPAVAEASASHRTWTPPGPLDLRLVLSPLRRGPADPTYRALPDGTFWRATRTPAGPGTLRVAAARDGRIAAAAWGPGAQWLLDQLPTLLGEGDAPDAFRPRHRLVATTHHRRPGLRLLRTGLVMESLIPSILEQKVTTDEAYRAWRLLVRTYGTPAPGPADAEFAAYGLHVMPDARTWARIPSWEWHRAGVDSKRSATILRAVRVARRMEEAASMELPEAMARLQLIPGIGPWTAAETLQRSNGAADAVTVGDIHLPGIVGYALAGDRDADDDAMLALLAPYAGQRHRATRLILLSGHTPPRRAPRMTPRDIARL; encoded by the coding sequence GTGGCAGGACGCTTCGTACCCCTCACCACCGCCGTGCCCCGGCAGCAGCAGCAGCAGCCGGCGGTCGCGGAAGCGTCCGCCTCGCACCGGACCTGGACGCCGCCGGGGCCGCTGGACCTGAGGCTGGTCCTCTCCCCGCTGCGGCGGGGGCCCGCCGACCCCACCTACCGGGCGCTGCCCGACGGCACGTTCTGGCGGGCGACGCGTACCCCGGCCGGCCCCGGCACCCTGCGAGTCGCGGCGGCCCGGGACGGCCGGATCGCGGCGGCGGCCTGGGGCCCCGGGGCGCAGTGGCTCCTGGACCAGCTGCCCACGCTGCTCGGTGAGGGCGACGCACCCGACGCCTTCCGCCCCCGCCACCGGCTGGTCGCCACGACCCACCACCGGCGGCCCGGCCTGCGTCTGCTGCGCACCGGGCTGGTCATGGAGTCGCTGATCCCGTCGATCCTGGAACAGAAGGTCACCACCGACGAGGCCTACCGCGCCTGGCGCCTGCTGGTCCGTACCTACGGCACCCCGGCCCCCGGCCCCGCGGACGCGGAGTTCGCCGCGTACGGCCTCCACGTCATGCCGGACGCCCGGACCTGGGCGAGGATCCCGTCCTGGGAGTGGCACCGGGCGGGCGTGGACTCCAAGCGCTCGGCGACGATCCTGCGCGCGGTCCGGGTGGCCCGCCGCATGGAGGAGGCGGCGTCGATGGAGCTCCCCGAGGCCATGGCGCGGCTGCAGCTGATCCCGGGCATCGGGCCCTGGACGGCGGCGGAGACCCTGCAGCGTTCGAACGGCGCGGCCGACGCGGTCACCGTCGGCGACATCCACCTCCCGGGTATCGTCGGCTACGCCCTGGCCGGTGACAGGGACGCCGACGACGACGCCATGCTGGCCCTCCTGGCCCCGTACGCGGGCCAGCGCCACCGTGCGACCCGCCTGATCCTGCTCTCGGGCCACACCCCGCCCCGACGGGCTCCCCGCATGACGCCGCGCGACATCGCCCGCCTGTAG
- a CDS encoding NDP-sugar synthase has translation MTEAREAILLVGGKGTRLRPLTVNTPKPMVPAAGVPFLTHQLARARAAGVEHIVLATSYLAEVFEPHFGDGSSLGLSIEYVTEHEPLGTGGAIRNVAARLSSGPDDPVLIFNGDILTGLDIRALVASHATSGADVSLHLTRVEDPRAFGLVPTDATGRVTAFLEKPQTPEEIVTDQINAGAYIFRRSVIDTIPAGRPVSVERETFPGLLASGAHLQGMVDSTYWLDLGTPQAFVRGSADLVLGRAPSPAVPGRCGDRLVLPSASVAVDAKLTGGTVVGEGAVIGEGARISGSTVLAGAVVEPGAVISDSLVGAGARIGSRTVLAGAVVGDGAQVGADNELRDGIRVWCGAVLPDASVRFSSDQ, from the coding sequence GTGACAGAGGCAAGAGAAGCGATCCTCCTGGTCGGGGGCAAGGGCACCCGGCTGCGCCCGCTCACGGTGAACACCCCGAAGCCGATGGTGCCCGCGGCGGGCGTCCCGTTCCTCACGCACCAACTGGCGCGCGCCAGGGCGGCGGGGGTCGAGCACATCGTGCTCGCGACCTCCTACCTGGCGGAGGTGTTCGAACCGCACTTCGGCGACGGTTCCTCGCTCGGCCTCTCCATCGAGTACGTCACCGAGCACGAGCCGCTCGGCACCGGCGGTGCCATCCGCAACGTGGCGGCGCGACTGTCCTCGGGCCCGGACGACCCCGTCCTGATCTTCAACGGGGACATCCTCACCGGCCTCGACATCCGGGCCCTGGTCGCGTCGCACGCCACATCCGGGGCGGACGTCTCCCTGCACCTGACCAGGGTGGAGGACCCCCGTGCCTTCGGCCTCGTGCCGACGGACGCGACCGGCAGGGTGACGGCCTTCCTGGAGAAGCCCCAGACACCCGAGGAGATAGTCACCGACCAGATCAACGCGGGGGCGTACATCTTCCGCCGCTCCGTCATCGACACCATCCCGGCCGGCCGGCCCGTCTCGGTGGAGCGCGAGACGTTCCCCGGGCTCCTCGCCTCCGGCGCCCACCTCCAGGGCATGGTCGACTCCACCTACTGGCTGGACCTCGGCACCCCGCAGGCGTTCGTCCGCGGTTCGGCCGACCTCGTCCTGGGCCGTGCGCCGTCCCCCGCCGTCCCCGGCCGCTGCGGCGACCGGCTCGTCCTGCCCTCCGCCTCCGTGGCCGTCGACGCCAAGCTCACCGGCGGTACGGTCGTCGGTGAGGGCGCGGTCATCGGTGAGGGCGCCAGGATCTCGGGCTCCACCGTGCTGGCGGGCGCCGTCGTCGAACCGGGCGCGGTGATCAGCGACTCACTGGTCGGGGCCGGCGCCCGGATCGGCAGCCGCACGGTCCTGGCAGGCGCGGTGGTCGGCGACGGTGCGCAGGTCGGCGCCGACAACGAACTGCGCGACGGGATCCGCGTCTGGTGCGGCGCGGTCCTCCCGGACGCCTCGGTCCGCTTCTCGTCCGACCAGTGA